One Thermococcus kodakarensis KOD1 genomic window carries:
- a CDS encoding ABC transporter substrate-binding protein, which produces MRRFIGILLIIVLGLSVVASGCIGGNEGSSAGSSGKGITLTIVTRHDATIQYKVKQLFLQSDIAKQYNIEDIKFIGVPESLWPSYIEKGADVGWGGGPTLFDNMYRMGYLAPITDQKILDLIGNQIPEELAGMPMVRKNGSQVYWIAAALSSFGFTVNKEVLNKQGLPFPNKWEDIASPDWARDPQMYGIADPTRSTSNTRIYQIILQAFGWDEGWRIMTLIAANSKVYEASDAVRDAVINGEIAAGNTIDFYGYTAMKQNPNCVYVIPAGESIINGDPIALLKYSKHPEAAQAFIYWVLTEGQAVWMSPEINRLPINAEVFNKTITEDEAKILFKGENAGKTYSEAVPALVKAYELTISSEGIPFDDARALKTVNSLQYYFKATLVDVNGPLHQAWMALVNAYKEGKITQEQFEKLKDELTAPIEFKDPETGQMVTFTEEYAAKINDRIATDAGFQSQLMDEWRSAAQEKYNKVLEELKKITG; this is translated from the coding sequence ATGAGGCGCTTTATTGGGATTCTCTTGATAATCGTTCTTGGCTTAAGCGTAGTCGCCAGCGGCTGTATAGGGGGAAACGAAGGCAGCAGCGCCGGATCTTCGGGCAAGGGAATAACACTGACCATCGTCACAAGGCATGATGCAACGATCCAGTATAAGGTGAAGCAGCTCTTCCTACAGAGCGACATCGCTAAGCAGTATAATATCGAGGACATCAAGTTCATAGGCGTTCCCGAATCCCTCTGGCCGAGCTACATCGAGAAGGGTGCCGATGTCGGCTGGGGCGGAGGGCCAACGCTCTTCGACAACATGTACAGGATGGGCTACCTCGCCCCGATAACAGACCAGAAGATACTCGACCTCATAGGCAATCAGATTCCGGAGGAGCTTGCGGGAATGCCGATGGTCAGGAAAAACGGGAGCCAGGTTTACTGGATAGCGGCGGCGCTTTCATCGTTCGGTTTCACAGTGAACAAGGAGGTTCTCAACAAGCAGGGACTTCCTTTCCCGAATAAGTGGGAGGACATAGCTTCTCCTGACTGGGCCAGGGATCCGCAGATGTACGGCATAGCTGACCCGACGAGGAGCACCTCCAACACGAGGATATACCAGATTATCCTCCAGGCCTTTGGCTGGGACGAGGGATGGAGGATAATGACGCTCATAGCGGCCAACTCCAAGGTCTATGAGGCCAGCGACGCCGTCAGGGATGCGGTCATCAACGGTGAGATAGCGGCTGGAAACACGATCGACTTCTACGGCTACACGGCGATGAAGCAGAACCCGAACTGTGTCTATGTCATCCCAGCCGGAGAGAGTATAATCAACGGCGACCCGATAGCCCTGCTCAAGTACAGCAAGCATCCGGAGGCTGCTCAGGCCTTCATCTACTGGGTTCTCACAGAGGGACAAGCCGTATGGATGAGCCCCGAGATAAACAGGCTCCCGATCAACGCAGAGGTGTTCAACAAGACCATAACTGAGGACGAGGCTAAGATACTCTTCAAGGGCGAAAACGCGGGGAAGACCTACTCTGAGGCGGTGCCGGCGCTGGTAAAGGCGTACGAGCTCACGATATCCAGTGAGGGTATTCCCTTCGACGATGCCAGAGCGCTCAAGACCGTCAACTCCCTCCAGTACTACTTCAAGGCGACCCTCGTCGATGTGAACGGCCCGCTCCACCAGGCCTGGATGGCCCTGGTCAACGCTTACAAGGAAGGAAAGATTACTCAGGAGCAGTTTGAGAAGCTCAAAGACGAGCTTACCGCACCGATAGAGTTCAAGGACCCTGAGACCGGACAGATGGTCACCTTCACCGAGGAGTATGCCGCCAAGATTAACGACAGGATCGCAACCGACGCGGGCTTCCAGAGCCAGCTCATGGACGAGTGGCGCAGTGCCGCCCAGGAGAAGTACAACAAGGTTCTTGAGGAGCTGAAAAAGATTACGGGTTGA
- a CDS encoding ABC transporter permease has product MKVNKWSERLFGTPLPDGVVITSFLFPLLYLVAFLIIPTFVMLATAFEYNGHISAHWFSSIFRSAYYFNPLHPDGYLVKTLTYGGKEVYHFYGWDFGVVINSILVSIAVMILTTILGTVFAFIMARYDFPGKNIMRVLLFIPLLVTPFVNVVVVKKMFLPDGIINWIFYEHLHIFPKPIWIDGLVGVIIAQTITYYPIVYLNAYASFINIDPSLEEQAENLGSKGFHLFRTVTFPLALPGIMSGAILVGIFSLEDLAAPIVFQGSPIAKKLMSYQIYSSFVSGFAIGNPQMAALALVMLVLAVIMFLAVRWYVGLRQYAMLSKGGRWNPRVAKPKWWQALLIAFVAVPVLLITVFPQIGVLLLAFSKSWYGTWPSGFTLDNMKAIITQPDIERVIINSLMYSTAAVFIIILLSLTSAYASNRFKKARLAPIIDSLATIPIAVPGIVIAMSYFFFFSTVPPFKGSSLDPTNLLEFFPGAALILAYSIRRLPFAARSISAGLQQVHVSLEEAAMNLGAGRWKALTSVIIPMIYLNLFGGAMLSFVYCMSETSVGITLGSINSTWYPITAKMKELIIGAVGSANLAAALGVFLMAVQITAIVIANLITKQRYSFIGLT; this is encoded by the coding sequence ATGAAGGTCAATAAGTGGAGCGAAAGGCTGTTCGGGACGCCGCTACCAGATGGCGTCGTCATAACGTCGTTCCTATTCCCTCTGCTCTACCTCGTGGCGTTTCTCATCATACCCACGTTCGTGATGCTAGCGACGGCGTTTGAGTACAACGGCCATATCTCTGCCCACTGGTTCAGCAGCATCTTCAGGTCTGCCTATTACTTCAACCCGCTGCATCCTGATGGGTACCTCGTAAAGACGCTGACTTACGGCGGGAAGGAGGTCTATCACTTCTACGGCTGGGACTTCGGCGTTGTCATTAACTCCATACTGGTATCAATAGCAGTGATGATACTGACGACGATCCTCGGAACGGTCTTCGCGTTCATAATGGCGCGCTACGACTTTCCAGGCAAGAACATAATGAGGGTTCTCCTCTTCATCCCGCTCCTGGTTACACCCTTCGTCAACGTGGTCGTCGTCAAGAAGATGTTCCTCCCCGACGGAATCATAAACTGGATATTCTACGAGCACCTCCACATCTTCCCGAAGCCCATCTGGATAGACGGGCTGGTCGGTGTCATCATCGCCCAGACCATAACTTACTACCCGATAGTTTACCTCAACGCCTACGCGAGCTTCATCAACATTGACCCTTCTCTCGAGGAGCAGGCTGAAAACCTCGGAAGCAAGGGGTTCCACCTCTTCAGGACGGTTACCTTCCCGCTCGCCCTTCCGGGAATTATGAGCGGTGCAATACTCGTTGGAATATTCAGCCTTGAAGACCTCGCCGCGCCGATAGTCTTCCAGGGAAGCCCGATAGCGAAGAAGCTCATGTCCTACCAGATTTACAGCTCCTTCGTTTCGGGGTTCGCCATAGGCAACCCGCAGATGGCGGCTTTGGCCCTGGTGATGCTCGTCCTGGCAGTTATAATGTTCCTCGCGGTCAGGTGGTACGTCGGCCTCAGGCAGTACGCCATGCTCAGCAAGGGCGGAAGGTGGAACCCGAGGGTTGCAAAGCCCAAGTGGTGGCAGGCACTCCTTATAGCCTTTGTCGCAGTTCCGGTGCTCCTCATTACGGTGTTCCCGCAGATAGGCGTTCTCCTCCTGGCGTTCTCCAAGAGCTGGTACGGAACCTGGCCAAGCGGCTTCACGCTTGACAATATGAAAGCGATAATAACACAGCCGGACATTGAGAGGGTTATCATAAACAGCCTTATGTACTCAACCGCCGCAGTCTTCATCATAATCCTGCTCTCCCTTACCTCAGCTTATGCCTCCAACAGGTTCAAGAAGGCCAGGCTCGCCCCGATAATAGACAGCCTCGCCACGATACCGATAGCGGTCCCTGGTATCGTCATAGCGATGAGCTATTTCTTCTTCTTCTCGACGGTGCCGCCGTTTAAGGGAAGCAGCCTCGACCCCACCAACCTGCTGGAGTTCTTCCCTGGAGCGGCGCTGATACTGGCCTACTCGATCAGGCGTCTGCCCTTCGCCGCACGTTCAATCTCCGCTGGCTTACAGCAGGTTCACGTCTCCCTTGAGGAAGCGGCAATGAACTTGGGAGCTGGAAGGTGGAAGGCCCTCACCAGCGTCATAATACCGATGATATACCTCAACCTCTTCGGAGGTGCAATGCTCAGCTTCGTCTACTGTATGAGCGAGACAAGCGTTGGCATCACCCTCGGTTCGATAAACTCGACCTGGTACCCGATAACTGCAAAGATGAAGGAACTCATCATCGGTGCAGTTGGAAGCGCAAACCTTGCCGCGGCCCTTGGTGTCTTCCTTATGGCCGTCCAGATAACGGCCATAGTCATAGCCAACCTGATAACCAAACAGAGGTACTCCTTCATAGGCCTAACCTGA
- a CDS encoding ABC transporter ATP-binding protein yields the protein MVDVRLENVVKEFDGVQAVKGINLHIKHGELFTLLGPSGCGKTTTLRMIAGLDYPTSGKIYFGDQEVTYLPSYERGAVLVFQNYALWPHMTVFDNVAYGLKLKKVPKEEIKKKVEWALELVKLKGFENRYPTQLSGGQQQRVAIARALVVEPKVLLLDEPLSNLDAKLRLEMRSEIRRIQRELGITVIYVTHDQEEAMAISDRIAVMNVGTVEQVGTPRDIYERPQSEFVASFMGKTNVIPAKVVERDGNKVTVEFESFRLDGLYYDGDKDDVVLVIRPERIKLHPVENAVSIEGTVDLVEYYGFFTEVVGLFGDTRIIARTISDREVQGLRPTQPVTFYINREDIIVLPKQL from the coding sequence ATGGTCGATGTCAGGCTTGAAAACGTGGTTAAGGAGTTTGACGGCGTTCAGGCCGTCAAGGGGATAAACCTCCACATAAAGCACGGTGAGCTGTTTACACTGCTCGGCCCGAGCGGCTGTGGAAAGACCACAACACTGAGAATGATCGCCGGCCTAGACTATCCGACGAGCGGGAAGATATACTTCGGCGACCAAGAGGTCACTTACCTTCCCTCCTACGAGCGTGGTGCGGTCCTTGTCTTCCAGAACTACGCCCTCTGGCCACACATGACGGTCTTTGACAACGTCGCATACGGCCTCAAACTGAAAAAAGTGCCGAAAGAGGAGATAAAGAAGAAGGTCGAATGGGCGCTCGAGCTGGTCAAGCTCAAGGGCTTTGAGAACCGCTATCCGACCCAGCTCTCGGGCGGCCAGCAGCAGCGTGTCGCAATAGCCAGGGCTTTAGTGGTTGAGCCAAAGGTTCTCCTCCTTGACGAGCCCCTCAGCAACCTCGACGCCAAGCTCAGGCTCGAGATGCGCTCCGAGATAAGGAGAATCCAGCGCGAGCTCGGAATAACCGTTATCTACGTCACCCACGACCAGGAAGAGGCCATGGCGATAAGCGACAGGATAGCGGTCATGAACGTCGGAACGGTAGAGCAGGTGGGAACGCCGAGGGACATCTACGAGAGGCCCCAGAGCGAGTTCGTGGCAAGCTTCATGGGCAAGACCAACGTCATTCCGGCCAAAGTCGTTGAAAGGGATGGGAACAAGGTTACGGTCGAGTTCGAGAGCTTCCGCCTCGACGGCCTTTACTACGACGGCGACAAAGATGACGTCGTCCTCGTCATAAGACCGGAGAGAATAAAACTTCACCCGGTTGAGAACGCGGTCTCCATCGAGGGTACCGTTGACCTCGTTGAGTACTACGGCTTCTTCACGGAGGTCGTCGGTCTCTTTGGAGATACTAGGATCATCGCGAGGACGATAAGCGACAGGGAAGTCCAGGGACTTCGCCCGACCCAGCCCGTTACCTTCTACATCAACCGTGAGGACATAATCGTCCTGCCCAAGCAGCTTTGA
- a CDS encoding DUF447 domain-containing protein yields MLELMREGQVYELLLVSKSNVTPVGVVRRGATLHFKLFPGKSFRDLLENNRIALQMTWDAELLVKTALNLDVELSFESHDQYRWIQGLPGWLGEARCRRDVWTDGLGTTEVLKCEFFPEKRLVGNARPIPFSRADCVLVEMAVLFTRYLVKPTLELKNRILDLYALYRHLGGNSEAAEYIVGHLD; encoded by the coding sequence ATGTTAGAGCTGATGAGGGAAGGTCAGGTTTACGAGCTCCTTCTAGTCTCAAAGTCCAACGTCACCCCCGTTGGCGTCGTAAGAAGGGGAGCGACGCTCCATTTCAAGCTCTTCCCTGGAAAAAGCTTTAGAGATTTGCTGGAAAACAACCGGATCGCCCTTCAGATGACCTGGGACGCCGAGCTCCTCGTGAAGACAGCCCTTAACCTCGACGTGGAGCTTTCCTTTGAGTCTCATGATCAGTATCGATGGATACAAGGACTCCCTGGCTGGCTGGGAGAAGCCCGGTGCAGAAGAGATGTCTGGACGGACGGGCTCGGGACTACAGAGGTTCTTAAATGTGAATTCTTCCCCGAGAAGAGGCTGGTAGGAAATGCCCGGCCAATTCCCTTTAGCAGGGCAGACTGCGTTCTTGTGGAGATGGCGGTTCTCTTCACAAGATACCTTGTCAAACCTACCTTGGAGCTTAAGAACAGAATCCTTGACCTTTACGCCCTCTACAGGCATCTCGGTGGAAACTCTGAGGCGGCAGAATACATCGTTGGACATCTCGATTGA
- a CDS encoding CGP-CTERM sorting domain-containing protein, whose amino-acid sequence MLRKVLSMLLAITAVLAAAGYVSAEEYSYTYSDYLYQPAPVVPAFALPGESFELYVKEGVSVSSIEAVSVLHGPYQLEIQGTSPGEDGMTVVKVKTPDDIAPDTYFLLIKTDKGTLVLPNGLKVFKEWPKELKLAWTSDTHVTTGAKIGYVCGDYFQSNIYKLEEMCSNPIPLHSVVATYSAYLYWGMNGATLMINTGDEVDTSGDMVGYKIMFDITKDTSAADMPVVGIKGNHDDPPTVYTQLLGPKYFYVTIGKFIIIGLDTGGDQGYPTEDQLDWMEKVLEEHKDYTPIILYHHPYFFDPRWNYLGGVLKGLDPDADWDQIKGHLRRSWSSQEEISKRFLEDIVKYNVPLTMSGHIHHDMYWLYIDKNGNKHYFLTLTSTGAPDKEPNPPANPKHSPTWYGSNLVVIKEDGSVEMPYVNVEIKDDKVQSDFMSVPVPQRFMAFRHVSEAGTAVKFINQLDESVSGPIVLPIPEGAKVDPEATNITYTVLGERQIADQYYIMLNVTIPQGVSQLVIDTGADTEKPVVQIAYLQPSHPKPNANFMAYFTAQDNLGIRDLYAVIYDENGNRVKYGKVDKFPGEPSSGKPGDTFYIVQLPGLEEGKYKIEIVAEDFHGNRATATKEITITSTSKAAKTTTAKQTSSEGKSTCGPAALVGLAVVPLLLRRRK is encoded by the coding sequence ATGCTGAGGAAAGTCCTCTCCATGCTGCTTGCTATAACTGCCGTTTTGGCTGCCGCCGGCTACGTCTCGGCGGAAGAGTACTCCTACACCTACAGCGACTACCTCTACCAGCCGGCTCCCGTTGTTCCAGCGTTTGCACTCCCAGGAGAGAGCTTCGAGCTCTACGTTAAGGAGGGAGTCTCAGTAAGCTCAATAGAGGCCGTCTCAGTCCTTCACGGCCCGTACCAGCTGGAAATCCAGGGAACATCGCCGGGAGAAGACGGAATGACTGTAGTGAAGGTCAAGACACCGGACGACATAGCTCCTGACACATACTTCCTGCTCATAAAGACCGACAAGGGCACTCTCGTCCTCCCCAACGGCCTGAAGGTGTTCAAGGAGTGGCCGAAGGAGCTTAAGCTAGCCTGGACGAGCGACACCCACGTCACCACGGGTGCAAAAATCGGCTACGTCTGCGGCGACTACTTCCAGAGCAACATCTACAAGCTTGAGGAGATGTGCTCAAACCCGATTCCACTTCACAGCGTCGTCGCTACCTACAGCGCCTACCTTTACTGGGGAATGAATGGAGCGACCCTGATGATAAACACTGGAGATGAAGTTGACACCAGCGGCGACATGGTCGGTTACAAGATTATGTTTGACATAACCAAGGACACTTCCGCCGCCGACATGCCCGTTGTCGGAATCAAGGGAAACCACGATGACCCGCCGACGGTTTACACCCAGCTCCTCGGTCCGAAGTACTTCTACGTAACCATCGGCAAGTTCATCATAATTGGCCTCGACACCGGCGGTGACCAGGGATACCCGACGGAGGATCAGCTCGATTGGATGGAGAAGGTTCTCGAAGAGCACAAGGACTACACGCCGATAATCCTGTACCACCACCCGTACTTCTTCGATCCGCGCTGGAACTACCTCGGTGGAGTTCTCAAGGGCCTTGACCCAGATGCCGACTGGGATCAGATTAAGGGACACCTCCGCAGGAGCTGGTCATCACAGGAAGAAATCTCCAAGCGCTTCCTTGAGGACATAGTCAAGTACAACGTGCCACTCACCATGAGCGGTCACATCCACCACGATATGTACTGGCTCTACATTGACAAGAACGGCAACAAGCACTACTTCCTAACCCTAACATCAACCGGTGCCCCTGACAAGGAGCCCAACCCACCTGCAAACCCGAAGCACAGTCCGACATGGTATGGAAGCAACCTGGTTGTCATCAAGGAGGACGGAAGCGTTGAAATGCCCTATGTCAACGTCGAGATCAAGGACGACAAGGTTCAGAGCGACTTCATGAGCGTTCCCGTTCCGCAGAGGTTCATGGCCTTCAGGCACGTTTCCGAAGCGGGAACCGCTGTCAAGTTCATAAACCAGCTTGATGAGAGCGTCAGCGGCCCGATAGTTCTCCCGATACCGGAGGGGGCAAAGGTTGATCCAGAGGCCACGAACATAACCTACACAGTCCTCGGTGAGAGGCAGATAGCCGACCAGTACTACATAATGCTGAACGTCACGATTCCGCAGGGTGTCTCCCAGCTCGTTATTGACACTGGTGCAGACACCGAGAAGCCAGTGGTTCAGATAGCCTACCTTCAGCCGAGCCACCCCAAGCCGAACGCCAACTTCATGGCATACTTCACAGCTCAGGACAACCTTGGTATAAGAGATCTCTACGCCGTCATATACGACGAGAACGGAAACCGCGTTAAGTACGGCAAGGTCGACAAGTTCCCTGGAGAGCCCTCCAGTGGAAAGCCTGGAGACACCTTCTACATCGTCCAGCTCCCAGGTCTTGAGGAGGGCAAGTACAAGATTGAGATAGTTGCAGAGGACTTCCATGGAAACAGGGCGACCGCCACCAAGGAGATAACCATAACCAGCACCTCAAAGGCCGCTAAGACCACCACGGCCAAGCAGACGTCATCAGAGGGCAAGAGCACCTGCGGGCCAGCGGCCCTCGTTGGCCTCGCAGTTGTGCCGCTCCTCCTCAGGAGGAGGAAGTGA
- a CDS encoding DNA polymerase sliding clamp, with protein sequence MTFEIVFDSAREFESLIATLEKFFDEAVFQVNMEGIQMRAIDPSRVVLVDLNLPEMLFSKYSVESEEAIAFDLKRFLKVLKLARSRDTLVLRKGGENFLEVGLLGDENTWFKLPLIDANTPEIEIPSLPWTVKAVVLAGALKRAVKAAKLVSDSIYFMATPEKLTFKAEGNDSEVRTVLTMEDPGLLDLEHKMTKAKSAYGVAYLEDILRSLADADEVIIRFGFDIPLLLKYMVRDAGEVSFLIAPRVEEGRS encoded by the coding sequence ATGACTTTTGAGATTGTGTTTGATTCGGCTAGAGAGTTTGAGAGCCTGATAGCCACGCTTGAGAAGTTCTTCGATGAGGCAGTATTCCAGGTTAACATGGAAGGAATTCAGATGCGTGCTATAGACCCGAGCAGGGTCGTCCTCGTTGACCTCAACCTTCCAGAAATGCTCTTCTCCAAGTACTCCGTCGAGAGTGAGGAAGCGATAGCCTTTGATCTAAAGCGTTTCCTGAAGGTTCTTAAGCTTGCAAGGAGCAGGGATACGCTTGTTCTCCGCAAGGGTGGAGAGAATTTCCTCGAGGTCGGCTTGCTCGGTGATGAGAACACGTGGTTCAAGCTCCCTCTAATAGACGCCAATACTCCTGAGATTGAAATTCCGAGCCTGCCATGGACTGTCAAGGCCGTCGTGCTCGCTGGAGCTCTGAAAAGAGCCGTTAAGGCCGCAAAGCTTGTCTCCGACTCAATCTACTTCATGGCTACCCCTGAGAAATTGACTTTCAAGGCGGAGGGCAACGACTCCGAGGTTAGAACCGTTCTCACTATGGAGGATCCAGGTCTCCTTGACTTGGAGCACAAGATGACAAAGGCGAAGAGTGCGTACGGGGTTGCATATCTCGAGGACATCCTAAGGAGTCTCGCTGATGCTGATGAAGTCATCATTCGGTTTGGCTTTGACATACCACTGCTTCTGAAGTACATGGTTCGGGATGCCGGTGAGGTCAGCTTCCTGATCGCACCAAGAGTCGAGGAGGGTCGCTCATGA
- a CDS encoding AbrB/MazE/SpoVT family DNA-binding domain-containing protein, which produces MTEQDHQEAKVVEPLAKFQSRVRPQGRVMVPIYIREYFGLQDGDFVIVIIRIPDQNRKIIGRVFAVAKLYDRGVFTIPKPVRDRFGLKVGDFVEILLVDYIHVKSLITNKMGPTLSPKSQFEAIDEQQERKILERIYNND; this is translated from the coding sequence ATGACCGAGCAGGATCACCAAGAGGCAAAGGTAGTCGAGCCACTAGCCAAGTTTCAGAGCAGAGTAAGACCTCAGGGTAGGGTTATGGTTCCTATTTATATCAGAGAATACTTTGGTTTGCAGGATGGAGACTTTGTTATAGTAATAATAAGGATTCCAGATCAAAATCGCAAAATAATCGGTCGCGTTTTTGCGGTAGCAAAGCTGTATGATCGTGGAGTTTTCACAATTCCCAAACCCGTCAGGGACAGGTTCGGTCTTAAAGTCGGCGATTTTGTAGAGATTCTGCTTGTGGATTACATCCATGTCAAGTCGCTCATAACGAACAAGATGGGGCCAACCCTATCCCCAAAAAGTCAATTTGAAGCCATTGACGAACAGCAGGAGCGCAAGATACTTGAGCGCATTTACAATAATGATTAG
- a CDS encoding GNAT family N-acetyltransferase, producing the protein MVRAVYEIEIGGKIYTIPFINGGSAGYIVEEAEEKNEPAAYIVPLSSGLLEVMIDLTTTEFALTKETQEVLRKLVRELHKKALSNDNEHVPRNELWFEVNSDWVSFSIPNSLVDEAVANVAKIALNPENWRKITVLRCPVCGRRVRETETDLIGIFPDDENIQILFCPEFDQRFRGQHVVAFKWDGEWKQPSYFYHNPERDGLIEVKKGSYDNVTLYLLYLEAISGDNVNFKRPNLEWMRAKILWKNGEPVGYYAYSVDAHKYPTLHQIFVRKKFRRQGHATMMLNDFLNSFPGTVLIEDPNEATQNLLVKLSLARRVDRGIESTGRIMFLPGGI; encoded by the coding sequence ATGGTGCGTGCTGTATATGAAATTGAAATTGGGGGGAAGATCTATACAATACCTTTCATAAACGGTGGTTCTGCAGGATATATTGTTGAAGAAGCCGAAGAGAAAAACGAACCGGCCGCATACATAGTCCCATTATCTTCTGGTCTTTTGGAAGTTATGATTGATTTAACAACGACTGAATTTGCACTGACTAAGGAGACTCAGGAGGTACTTAGGAAGCTGGTGCGAGAACTTCATAAAAAAGCTCTCTCAAATGATAATGAGCATGTGCCTAGAAATGAGTTGTGGTTTGAGGTCAACAGTGATTGGGTGTCCTTTTCTATACCTAACAGCCTTGTTGATGAAGCGGTTGCCAATGTTGCAAAAATAGCACTTAATCCTGAGAATTGGAGAAAGATAACTGTTCTGAGGTGCCCTGTGTGTGGCCGTAGAGTTAGGGAAACTGAAACAGATTTAATCGGTATCTTCCCTGATGATGAGAATATTCAGATTTTATTCTGTCCTGAATTTGATCAGCGGTTTAGGGGTCAACATGTTGTGGCGTTCAAGTGGGATGGAGAGTGGAAGCAACCAAGTTATTTTTACCATAATCCCGAGCGGGACGGTTTGATTGAAGTCAAGAAAGGTAGTTATGACAATGTGACTCTTTACCTCTTGTACTTGGAGGCAATTTCAGGAGACAATGTTAATTTCAAACGTCCTAACCTTGAGTGGATGAGGGCAAAGATCCTCTGGAAAAATGGGGAACCTGTTGGGTACTATGCATACTCGGTGGATGCCCATAAGTATCCGACACTTCATCAAATATTCGTGAGGAAGAAGTTTAGAAGACAGGGGCATGCTACAATGATGCTCAATGATTTTCTTAACTCGTTTCCGGGAACTGTGCTGATAGAAGATCCTAATGAAGCCACTCAAAATCTTCTTGTAAAGCTTAGCCTTGCAAGGCGCGTGGATAGAGGAATTGAATCAACCGGACGCATTATGTTTCTCCCTGGTGGAATATAG